DNA sequence from the Polyodon spathula isolate WHYD16114869_AA chromosome 19, ASM1765450v1, whole genome shotgun sequence genome:
gctttaaataaaaaaggagcaTACACTCCAATAGGAAAAATACCAACAGACTGTACACGTGACAGAATGTTACAAAAGTGTACAATCACATTGTTGGAAGGTCATTCCACTCCATGATTAAGAGGATACAATAAATAACTACTTTAGGGTGTGATCGGATGAAGGATTACAGCATTGTTAATCATCTGAGACTTTTGAAGTCTTGAAAAAGTCAGTCAATCTAATAACAAGCACACTGATGATATATTATCTGAAGACATTCATTAGCTTCTGaagtaaacaaaaagttaaaaaaaaaaaaactatgaaagaaaaaaagattttttaaatttattttaaagcctttgTTGTTATCCATCATTGTTTCCTGCTTGTTTGCCTTGGTTTTGTGAGCTGGACCTCCTTGTTCTCCATGCAGGTATCGCAGCCCCACACCGCTGCTGCTTCTGCCGTTAGAAGGTTGTAGGCCATCTCTGTCATGCCGGTGCAAACCCTGTGAAACCATTTCTGACAAGAAGCCTCGCACAAAATGGCCTCCTGGTCGTCATTGACTTCATTCATGCAAATTCCGCAAGGATAAACAGGATTTGCAGAAGACTGACTCAGCTGAATCGGGTGTGCGACTGTTTTACTACTGCTGCTCTCAGCTGCAACACCTTCAATGGCTGCGTGAGACTTGTTCTGAGCGCTACTGTTACCATGGCTACCACTAATGTTTTCAGGAGTGTTTGAATGACTGCTTTCTTGATTGGGGGAACTGTGTTTATTGGTAACTTTCGGGTTTGAAAGGTCCTGGTTTACACTTTCTTCTGGACTCTGAGAAGGCTGATGAGAAGCAGAGTTTTGATATGGGCTTTGACTGAGGTTTTTATTTGGGCCTTGACTGTTGTCTTGTTTTGGAGCGACAGCATTTACCTGATTGTGGTTACTACTATGTGACTGTATAAAACCATGGTTGCCATCCATGTTAGGGCCCATTGGCGGATTCATATTTGTGTTGCTCTCTGGCCCAAAGTTGGAGCCCATGTCTGAATTTGTGTTTTGGTTCATATTCTGTAGTGGCATTTGGTTGAAGTTTTCTCCTGGGCCTGGTCTAAAAGGCGGATGAGGTGGTAAGCTCATATTTGAGTTCATATGATAAGTAAACACTGGTTGGTTTCTGAAATTTGGATTATCGTGGGGACCAAAGTTAAAGCCGTGAGTGTGATTAAAACCCATGCCCACTTGCATCTGTGGAAACGGATGGGGTTGGTTTCGCATGGGGTAAGGACCTCCATAAAGAGAAGGCATTCTGGGTTGCATGTGCGGTGGCATTCTGTGAAAGTTGTACCCACCAAAACCGGAATAGTTAGGATTGCCAAAATAAGGATTTCCAGAAGGCAGAGGTTTATAGGATACAGGATTATAGCTGTCATCAAAAGGGTTGGCAGCTACAAGGTGATCAACGCTGGGGTTTGGTGGTGGAGCATACTCAGAAAGAGGAGGAAAAGAAGACacctagaaataaataaataaatacacacctgaataaataaataaatgcatgcctACAAAAGTGTAACAATTTCAGAACAGAACTGCTGGAATTCACACAATTTATGTGTTTggttttatattatctttttattttatagtttaaccAAAGTGTGCCTGGATGAGGCACCTAAAAAAATCAAGAGGCATTGTCACAACCATGGAGGTCAGAGGAAAGAtaaaatgggggggtgggggcataGTGGCAGTTAGGAATGCCTTTCAAAACAGCACTTCACTGGATTACAATCTCCTTGGATTATAACCATCAAACAACCTATACAGcagcaaaacagaaagaaagctaCCTGTGTACTTGACTTGCGCTTTTTCTTATCAGGGCTTCCCAGTATGCCTGGCCCTCCTAAGCCATCCAACCCACCATCTCCACCTGAAAATTTGAATTCATATTTTCCCTAATTAAATAGTTAACTTCAATAgctttggaaaaaaaatcaaataaaaataaatgttaaacaaagtCGTGGCTTTGTGTGAAAAATAAGTATTCAAATGTCAGTATATGACAGAAATTAGAAATAATGTCCACTCTTGGCCAGTAAAAGTTGATGTTTGTTGACTGGATGACAGATTTGTGTTTACATACTTCGGACTGGGTTATCtgacattaataaaacataatttcgTCTTTCAGGAATGGTGCATAGATGCATAGTTTAACTGTGGtagaaatggaaataaaataaatctgttaaaatTGTAATTTAGTTACGTTTCAATCTTCATTAATTAGGCATACTTGGGTAGTATATAAACTGGAACTGTACACAAATTGAGGAATCCGTAACCCTGGGAAAATCTTTATCAGGACAGGAATATGAATGGTTTAATTGATTTGTCTGCAATGCAGGCAGTTCACAAAGTCGCCACTTGTCTAATTGTATTGTTACTTCTTGATACTAAAAATCTGAAGTAATTactgtttttgtacatttaatgtTGCGTTTGGCGAGCTCCATAACAGACATCGCTATGTTTATACAAATGACAGCACATTTTCTACACAGTAATGTTTGCATAGACTGTACAGCTTTGTTGGTAACATGGTAACTTGTAACATGTTGACTTTGGCCGATATTTAAAGTTTCACAATAGTAGAAATACTGTTTTAGTAAGTTTAAACATTCCAAAAGGTCATTTTGCAAATAAACAATCgttatctgtaataataataataataataataataataataataataataataatataataataatacattttgttctgCTTGCAAATGACAGTTTGGAAAACCGTCAGTGAATAAGAATTACAAAGTACTTGAAGCATAACTTTCTTGTTTGTCCTGAACGCATGTACttgcttttataaataaaatatcagctGGTTGCTGAATACTTTTTACTAGCTTATATTTAAAGTATGTACAAGCCATAGTGTTGAGTCAGAACGAGTGCTCCTTTTGAAGCTATTTGTAAGTAAATGTGGCTGCTGACGCGTTCGTTCTTTCAAATGCCAATGCAGTCAGCGCAGGCTGTTCTGAGAGTTCCATTCAATTCTTAAAAGGCCTTACTTGAGGTAGGCCGACCAGCTCCTTCAGTCGTAATTAGCGTTGAGACTTGTACGTAGCATATCATGCTTCTACAGACGCTAACATACAACAGACAAAAAAGGAACACATTACCTCTGTTTCGTTTAAGAGAGAGGGTATCTTTATCTGCTGACATCACAGGAAAAAATACATGACTctgcaacaaaataatataataatttcaaaagCTAAAGCTACATGCACTCGTCTTCTCCCTTCCCAATACTCAGGGCTGAGCTATCAGTCTGTGCAGGAAAGCTGCAAGGGTTTGCAGTTTGGGAGGCGCGGACTCGTTCAACTTCGTGATTTAGTTGTACGCGCTGAAAATAGGGAAAAGCTGGAGTGATTGTAAACATCGTATCTCCCGGGTGTGAAGTCGAAGCGATTAATGTCCTTTTCTCTGTTGGTTTATTATATTTGAATGTGAATGACACGATAAAGAAACCCCCGCCACATTAGCATGTGAGGATGTCTGCGCTATGCTGTTTGATGTGGTGTTGCTGTCAGACAGTGAAAAACGCGGACGAAACATTGCAAGCAGCAGTCACTACACTGGCGCACTCAGACACGGCCAGCAGATTCCCAATACATGTTGTGTTATTCTTTctaattcttattattttaaaacttattttattgtatttttttctcatgtTTAAGATATGTGAAAGGTTATAGTAAGTTGCACTTTGCAAATAAGAAACCATACTTATGCTATTAGAAGGGGTCGAGCAGCCTTCCTGACACTGAGCATATTACTCCTCTGAGGAATTTGCAGTTTAATTAACAAGATTGTGCTTTTCAGATGAGTCTGTCTTGCAGCTCTGGACATTAGATGCACTATATTGGATTATATGTAATATTTGTGTAGTGTTTTAAAACAGAGGTTTTCAGGCATTGGCCAGAAAAGCATGTTTTCCTTGTTCATCAATCTATTTTCCACTCAGAAAATTGGtatgaaaaaaatttaaacccTTAACGCAAGAACATAAATATAAAATCGAATCAGTGTGTGTAAAATTAGGGgcagtttgtgttatttgtaaCAAAACCTGTGGTGTTAAAAAATTGTAAGGTGGGCTTAAAGTCTGGTTTGAAATCTTGCAGATGACTAGGGTTCCTAGTTATTGATCACAGAAGGCAAGCCATTAACCTGATGATGATGTTTACGAACTGGAGCTTGCCTGCCACAGGCTTGGACTGGACGCAGGAGAGCTTGAGGCTAATCAGAAGAACCCCCTTTTTTAATCTTCTAGTTCACCCTTTTAAAGATCCAGTGCCCCATGTCATTTGTTTTACACATTTCAGCAAAATGAATCACTAGTGTGATATGTCTTTTGAAATTCGTTTGGTTAGCTCCACAAAACGACTTCGGTAAATCAGTGATAACATCAGGAGATTTCAAACTATTGAGTTGTTTCTTGAATGCTCACAAAAACATCTAAACTGTTTTTGTTCAGGTGTTATGCCAAACATTGGGGCACACTCAGCCTTTACACTGTCCTCATACTTTCTGGAATGTACAATCTACGTCACTATTGAGAGAAGTGCATTTATAAACTATGCCACCAGGTGATGCTGTTCTCTTTATaagcagctatggccaaaagcttggcatcaccctatagaatgaactaattttgcttcataaagttgaatgaaacctgctgaataatgttaacatatacatatcgctttgtagttttccatatacttaacaaaaaaactgacaaattaaaaaatgtgacacttcaaaatctaacatgacatactgtactactattatggcttttttttttaggtttgttttttttaattctgtctcaatcctaaaattctaggagatgctaaacttttggtcatagctgtataaccatttttttaattattcatttaattattcaTCTGTACTGTTCACCAACCTCATTTACATTAGGGTTCAAgtgaaaatattaatatttaaaatgttaatttacaaaCGGCCTCATTGTTAAACTAGTACAGAAGACACATTCAAGTCCCAGCATAGCAAGAATTGTAATAATTAACCACTATCATTACTAACGTGAAAAGGCTGACAATAGATTCCTCTTAAACAGTCTTCTTTCCAGCATTAATCTGAGGTGTTGAAGGAAAGCACATTTTTAAGATTAGTTACTGTTAGGTGCTTTATTTCCCCAAGCCATTTTTATGTGAAGAGTTCCATTTGAATGCGATTGGAGCCACAGAATTGATGCTATTAGCCTTGACACGAAGATATTTATCTGTTTTAACAGAAACAATTATCAACAACTGTTTTTACACAAAGACGGgccctgtaaaaataaattgtgttgcTGGGCATAGGTTACCATGACAACACATTAATACAATCTACATAGAGCTGCTTGGGAATGTGTGTTTAACTTGCTAACGTGATCACATTTAAAAACTAGAGTttgagagacaaaaaaaaaaaaatgtaaacaagtaGAGTTTAATACAGTCTCTGATCCTTAAAATAAAACCGTTAGCTAATTTAACATGTAATAACACATGAAAACTCACCCTGAGTCTACCAGAGTGTGTCAGGGGAAGTTCATTCGATACCTCAGTGTACAAGAGGTATTCTGTAGGATTCATTGCTGATAGTTTAAGAAAGCAGCACAGGTGAGCTTACCAAGCCAGTCTCCTTGCAGTGTGCTACAGGTTAGCAAGTAGTGTTACTGGGTGATACAAGCGCAATGTAAATGTTTCAGTAGGAAGAGTTGGTATCTTcagtgctgaaaaaaacaatgcaaaaataaatacacaattgtgTACGAGgcattaaaacaatttattaGATTAGAATTTTCTTACAAGCGCAGTGTTAATATTGTAACTGCAGCACCTTAAAATGAGATCCATTGTATCGGCTCATCCACTACTCCATTTGTGTGCCCTGAAGAGGCAGCTCCATCACAAAAGGAGATGACCCCCCCCATATCCACTATTATAAGAACATTGAatactggttttgtatttctgcTAATCACCCACAACATGGTTATCTACATGTAATGTTCAGAAGGGCAGAaggaaacatataaataaataaaaaccagagTAAAATTCCAGTCCTCCGAGACCCCCAGCAGCGAACTCcatggagaggaggaggaggaggatcagATTCACATTTTAAATCGAGTCGGCACACAACTTCATTTTCTCTGGACAGAATACAGTGATCAATTCCCACTGTGGGATCAGTGCTATTGACCAGCATGCAGGAAGCATCTGTTAAATGGAATTAGGCCGATGTTAATTGTCTTCTGTGATCCTCCAAAATGGTCACCAATCTAGACAaatattgctattaaaaaaaaaaaaaaaggtagctcACTTATTTTCTACAATGAATAGACATTGGCCTGTATCCTATACAATGAATGTCGTTTTTGCTATTGTGGGGTCATGTGTACTGTATACAAACAAGATTTTAAATCTTCTGATGTAATTTCATAATGTTATAGCTCGGTGGAATAGAATGCCAAAGCACCTACTCCTACAGAATATTTATTTCAGATTTCCTTACAATGTTGGCTCCGATGTGTACTTTAGCACACCAGGAGCCCAAACAAGCAAGAGGTAGACCAGCTCCATAAATGGACTCACGAGTTTTGTATGGTGCAAAGACTTCATTCAAGAAAGCAAGggaaaaatgtttactttttcaaaaaaaatcattacatgcATGAAACTGACATAAATCAAAGCCTTCTGAATCAGCTAGCGGACACAATGCAGTTGGTGGTCTGCTTACTTAACTAGAGCCACTCTTATGCTCCTATCAATACTAATCAAAGACACTTTTTGTAAAAACAGTACAAAGACAGTTtgtaataaacttttattttaaactgtgcaaTTAATTTGTATTTGGACATTTAATAAGTTTTAGAACACTTTGgctttttaatattacattttttggcaTGAGCTTCAGAGTATTAGTCATTCACATGAAGGCGACTACACtgtaaacatatttttgtatattaaaaaaagcttaaaaaaaactttaaaaaaaggtacattgATATCCAACATGTGCCATGCATTTTTACTCAACAATGGGAAGGACAGAGCTGATCCCCTGAGTcaaatttaataatgaaataaagcaGCTCCACCTTCTATTGCTGAGGAAGTCAACAAGGCCTGTACCAGAAACATGGCAGCTGAAGTCAAAAGGAGCCAGAACACCTGAGATTACCTTAATGCCAAACTGGCTCCTCCActtcatccctttttttttttttgtttgtttcacatctTAACAAAAAGtaacagtaacacattttaatgttcaAAACAACCCCAAAAGGAGCGGgattaaattctctctctctctcgcttaaCATTCTTTTTACAAATTTCAGCTGGAATGAGGACAGTTCAATCTATTCATTAAAACGGAGAATCCAATGTTTATAGGCCACATCACATCTAGGCGACACCACTCATGCGATAATAGGAATGCCCAACCAAATCTTATTAATGTAACTGTGGACTTCACAAGAACATGACAAATACTGCTCAGTTTACAGACATGACTATACATCGCTATGTAAACAACTGTCATTTCACAAGTGTAATTAAACCCAAACAGTGTTTTAAACGCTTGAGTCGTCTTGTGACCCCACAAGCTTTTACTACCACGCTCAGTTTTAAAATGGAGGACGCTGTTGCAGGCAGTTGTAAACTATTAACAAATACTGGGAAATGAACCAGCTGTATAACAAACAGGGGTGCCTTGGATGCACAATTAAACTTACAAGACCCGAAAAGGCATCTTGAATGAATTTTCCTCATTCCAGCATTGTGTACTGCAGCTGTGAAACAGTGTTCAAACTGAAACTGGCAGGAAAAAAGTATCACAACTACCATCTCACAACAAGGCGGTTTACAATAAAACGCTGGTTGTGTATATGCATAACATCACACTAGccaactaataatataataaattcacaaaacatttcCAAATACAATAGCAATTCAGCCAGTTTAACACAGAATTCCAGATTACTGCTCATATAAAAAGACACATTCTTCACAGATATACAATTTGCACTGCTTTCTGGAGCCTCCCATCTGTGTAAAAATTGAAAGATACAGTTGGTGCTTTCCTGGGCGGGTAAGCGATTGGATAGCAGTGGTAAGCATTTGCCGTCTATATTTGGCAGCCTTGAAATGCCAACGGTTCACTGTCAATTTCTACTTTAACCTGCCCTTGAAAAACCAATAGTTTCTGAAACTGTCAAAACTTAAGTTTCAgaaattattatttcatataaaataaagatatcaACTTTCATTTTGATTCTCATTCTAGAATATAGGGGGATTCTCATTCTAGAAGTCTAAATAAGTCCCCCCCCCAATATTCAGACACATTAtagcactaaataaaataatcatttaaaaaaaaaaaaaaaaaaaaaacacacaacaaaaacagacaTGCAAAATTACACAACTACTGAAATCTGAATCCAATATGCAAAGGTAACATTAGGGAATCTTTGGTTTgtatagtttgcttttttaaaaagaaagaaaaaaaaaaagtaactggattgtgaaactgctatacaaaaCTACATCCTTAAGGTATTAGAAGACCTTAGAAATCTGTCAAACAGCAGATTGAGaaatatattctgtatataaTTTGTAACTTACAATAAATCCTGTTATCAGTGTTTTTCTCAAAggaaattcattttcaaaaggaCTATTTGGTAAATAATGAGGTCATATTTATGTCCACTGGGTCACGTTGTACTGAAAGCAGTGTCTTAGCCGATCCACAGAAATAACGGTTTATTTGATCTTTGGTCTAGCAAGATGATTACTCAAATCCAtggaagagcaaaaaaaaaaaaaaaaaaaaaaaaagcaaacaactcTTTGGATAATAGGGTCTGCCACCATTAGATATTGAACGATTTCTTCTAGAAAATATGACACTCATCTAAAGACAGGTGCTAAACTGATGGGATAATTCTATTCTAGAAGGATAACATTACTTTTAGAATCAAAAGCTACAAGGCGTACTCAGCAGAACTATGAAGCCGACAAAAATAGATCTTTGGAGACGAAAAGCTTCAAGGAAAAGTTTAGTTTTCTCTTGTTTTGGAGTTCTCAGCAATAATTCTTCATTTACATTTCACAACCTTTTTGTTAAGAGTTTGTTTCTACAACTCAATTTGGTTTGGAACTACTGTTTTGATTCACATACATTTTTGGTATTTAATTATTCTAAAGTCTCTTAACATTACAGGTAGttttaaagctttaaaaacattgtttactgaattaaatcagtacacaaatacacatttgttaGCAGCTACCCTATCGAAAATAATTCActtaacctgaaaaaaaaataaaaaaataataataataataataataataataacaataatatagtaataataaagccGGAGTCTTATGTCAAAGTGACAGGGAAAGGTAATTGGTTTAAGGTTCACGTCACAAAGTTGTCAACAATTACTGGCACATAATTTGAGTGAAACAGCTGCATCCCTTTAGATTGCCAGTAACTATATCCTACAATAACAAATTCTACAAAAAGATACCCTGTCAGTTtgccatatataaaaaaaacaaaccaaaaaaaatccaTGGCAATTCAAATGTAATACACATTGTTCCCTGAGTTAGGAAGAGTAGCACTCCACAATACAATTAGAAGGAGGTAGTACAAAACAGGGATTGTAAAGGAAACTTACCATACTGTAACCAAAATTAACACGATTCCTAAAGCTTAGACATTTTTTTCCAGAATAAAccaattcaatttttaaaaagtaccgtAATTTAGTAACAAAAATGGTAAAGATACTACAACAAAGTACATCAAGAAAGTCTGTCTGCCAAGGAATTATTAAGATGTACGGCTTTCAACATTCAAAATGAATGCAACCCTGCCTAGCAAAGAAGTCTTTCCACTAGAAATCGACTGACTGCAATTGAAATGCGGATTTGTATTAAATTGAAAAGTGAGGTTATCTGGCGAGATGCCCCCAAAACGTACTGTACACACCACTGTTCCT
Encoded proteins:
- the LOC121294440 gene encoding pygopus homolog 1-like, whose product is MSADKDTLSLKRNRGGDGGLDGLGGPGILGSPDKKKRKSSTQVSSFPPLSEYAPPPNPSVDHLVAANPFDDSYNPVSYKPLPSGNPYFGNPNYSGFGGYNFHRMPPHMQPRMPSLYGGPYPMRNQPHPFPQMQVGMGFNHTHGFNFGPHDNPNFRNQPVFTYHMNSNMSLPPHPPFRPGPGENFNQMPLQNMNQNTNSDMGSNFGPESNTNMNPPMGPNMDGNHGFIQSHSSNHNQVNAVAPKQDNSQGPNKNLSQSPYQNSASHQPSQSPEESVNQDLSNPKVTNKHSSPNQESSHSNTPENISGSHGNSSAQNKSHAAIEGVAAESSSSKTVAHPIQLSQSSANPVYPCGICMNEVNDDQEAILCEASCQKWFHRVCTGMTEMAYNLLTAEAAAVWGCDTCMENKEVQLTKPRQTSRKQ